AGGAAGGCGTGGTGGAACAGTGGACTGTCCAGTCCGCCAAGACCGATGACCGCCTGATCATCAACATCTACGAGCAACTGCACGACACCTCGCACGAGCTCGGTACCGACCCCGGCCTGATCAAGGATGGGGTGGAAGCGGATCTTCAGCGACTCCTTGCGGAGCAGATCGAGACCCTCGGAACCGGCTACTCCCTCATCCGCCGCGAGTACTTCACGGCAATCGGTCCGGTAGACATCCTGGCCCGGGACGCAAACGGCGCCACAGTGGCCGTTGAACTCAAGCGGCGCGGCGACATTGACGGCGTCGAACAGCTCACGCGGTACCTTGAGCTGCTCAACCGCGATCCCTTGCTGGCACCCGTGCGCGGCATCTTCGCCGCACAGCAAATCAAGCCCCAGGCAAAGGTCCTGGCCAACGATCGCGGGATCGCCTGCGTGACGCTTGATTATGACGCCATGCGCGGCGTGGATGACAGCGAGTCCCGGCTCTTCTAGCTCTTCCCCAGGCACATGTGCCGCAGGCCACTAGAATCGACATCATGACTGCCGCAGATCGTTTGCCCACTTCTTCCGCGCCAAGCCACCAGATCATCAAAGGCACGATTGTCAGTGACGGCGAGGTGGTGGAGGACGGCCTGGTTGCCATCGAAGGTGACAGAATCGCCTATGCCGGAGCTGCGGGTGGCTTTGATCCGGAATCCTTTGAAGGTTTCCAGAGCGCCGTCCGTTTGGGAGTACCCAGCGGCAGCTACCTGATTCCCGGACTGGTGGATGTTCACTGCCACGGTGGCAACGGCGGCGACTTCCCTGGCGGAGAAGAGGCATCGGCGCGCAAAGCCGTCGACTTCCTGCACCGTTCGGGAACAACAACGTTCCTTGCCAGCATGGTGACCGCTCCCCCGGAGGACCTCCTCCGTGGCATCCAGCTGTATGTAAAGCTCGCGGACGAAGGCCTCGTAGCCGGAATCCACCTCGAAGGCCCGTTCCTTTCCCATGCCCGCTGCGGAGCCCAGAACCCGGACTACTTGCTGGAACCGGACCTGGACCTCATGGAGGAGCTCGTCGGCGCCGCCGCCGGCAAGCTGGCCACCATGACCTACGCCCCTGAGCTTCCGGGCGCTGCCGCGCTGGTGGACCTGATGACCTCCCACGGCGTCACTCCTTCGCTGGGCCACACGGATTGCGACGACGCCACGGCGGCAGCGTCGCTGGCCGCCGCCCGCGAAGGGCTGGAATCAGCAGGGTTCGACGGCGTCAGCTCACTTCCCACCGTGACGCACCTTTTCAATGGGATGCCTCCCCTGCACCACCGCGCTCCGGGTCCCGTTGCTGCCTGCCTGCGGATGGCGCAGGAAGGAAAGGCCGTGGTGGAGCTCATCGCCGACGGCACACATCTGGATCCCAGCACGGTAGCCACGGTCTTCCAACTGGTAGGAGCTGCCAATATTGTCCTGGTGACGGACTCCATGGCCGCCGCCGGCCTTTCGGACGGCAGCTACATGCTGGGCCCCTCCCCTGTGACCGTCAGCGATGGTGTCGCCACGCTGGATGCCACGGGGTCAATCGCAGGTGGTACCGCCACCCTCCTTGAGGTCGTCCGCAAAACCGTAGCGTCCGGCGTCGAACTTCCCGACGCCATTTGTTCCGCTACTGCAGTGCCAGCAGCTGTCCTTGGGCTTTCCGACGAAATAGGCGGACTGCGTCGTGGCCTGCGGGCGGACGTCGTTGTTACTAACCACGATCTTGAACTCACCGGCGTCATGCGCAACGGCTTGTGGCTGTCGCAGCGCTAATTGAATGCGTTGCGTTACCTTCTTTTTACCGAAAATTTTCCAGAATTGCCCAAAAGACCGTTGACCTCCGGCAGGGCACATGAAAGTGTTGTAGCAGTCTTTGTGTAGGTGGTTTTCATGCTCGCAAGACGAGTTGCGAGCGTGAAGCTCCTGCGAAACCAACCGGTATCCCCGGACGGAATCCAA
Above is a genomic segment from Arthrobacter sp. YN containing:
- the nucS gene encoding endonuclease NucS, whose product is MRLVIARCSVDYVGRLKAHLPLATRLLLVKADGSVLVHSDGGSYKPLNWMSPPATLRVTTPEETDVEEGVVEQWTVQSAKTDDRLIINIYEQLHDTSHELGTDPGLIKDGVEADLQRLLAEQIETLGTGYSLIRREYFTAIGPVDILARDANGATVAVELKRRGDIDGVEQLTRYLELLNRDPLLAPVRGIFAAQQIKPQAKVLANDRGIACVTLDYDAMRGVDDSESRLF
- the nagA gene encoding N-acetylglucosamine-6-phosphate deacetylase, encoding MTAADRLPTSSAPSHQIIKGTIVSDGEVVEDGLVAIEGDRIAYAGAAGGFDPESFEGFQSAVRLGVPSGSYLIPGLVDVHCHGGNGGDFPGGEEASARKAVDFLHRSGTTTFLASMVTAPPEDLLRGIQLYVKLADEGLVAGIHLEGPFLSHARCGAQNPDYLLEPDLDLMEELVGAAAGKLATMTYAPELPGAAALVDLMTSHGVTPSLGHTDCDDATAAASLAAAREGLESAGFDGVSSLPTVTHLFNGMPPLHHRAPGPVAACLRMAQEGKAVVELIADGTHLDPSTVATVFQLVGAANIVLVTDSMAAAGLSDGSYMLGPSPVTVSDGVATLDATGSIAGGTATLLEVVRKTVASGVELPDAICSATAVPAAVLGLSDEIGGLRRGLRADVVVTNHDLELTGVMRNGLWLSQR